A section of the Luteolibacter flavescens genome encodes:
- the ccsA gene encoding cytochrome c biogenesis protein CcsA, protein MKNNIIGRWVVFVLGIAAVGWIAATALRDSLAEGEPTKVSDYVPWEEKTLDLASLLPVQDGGRIKPLGTYAGFSMLSLHGARKMEIIGKDGEKVSIKPLAWMLDCMFRPELADQLPTFRVDNSEVLDAVGIKSKGRRDRYSYNDLKPGLDKLRDLSVNYEQIQKQDPKQLRPVESQTLALAYNVRTYTFLTQYLDFARNGLLPASAAKDGKILPVSEVMQAAPKIRAELQATSHGHAASSEVQTITVLIEQAANSAKFGLNLFPPANVDDPQWLSAGDRIFHIFTGHTREPEQSIKDIKLLEDVCQSLKEGQSAFREKFTAWETSIVERAEKRGEYRSIPLEADYFKKNWFIYALVWFLLATVTSAVMFFAGRTKAGRISYWATVSFLGLGLVYMIIPIVKRSIIMLRPPVGNLYDTIIFIGAFIVLFGLLVEWMTKKRFVVGITPIVAAFLIVLARRFEVGEGKDHLDPLVAVLRSNYWLTIHVITITVGYAAGLITALLSIVYVMMRSLGLDGGDVSLRRSITRAVYGCVCLTLTLSLIGTVLGGVWANDSWGRFWGWDPKENGALMIVLWSLAILHARLGGYIKDWGLHLASIFGAMVVGFSWWHVNFLNVGLHNYGFSAEKIWAVRAFYGIMMGFIVWGAIACLLERMNKTAAKDKANREKAEDEMPVPRHTTF, encoded by the coding sequence ATGAAAAACAACATCATCGGACGTTGGGTCGTTTTCGTCCTCGGCATCGCAGCCGTCGGCTGGATCGCCGCCACCGCCCTGCGCGACAGCCTCGCCGAGGGCGAGCCGACGAAGGTCTCCGACTACGTGCCGTGGGAGGAGAAGACGCTGGATCTCGCATCGCTCCTGCCCGTGCAGGATGGCGGGCGCATCAAGCCGCTCGGCACCTACGCAGGCTTCAGCATGCTGAGCCTGCATGGCGCGCGGAAGATGGAGATCATCGGCAAGGATGGTGAGAAGGTCTCCATCAAGCCGCTCGCGTGGATGCTCGACTGCATGTTCCGCCCGGAGCTTGCCGACCAGCTCCCCACCTTCCGCGTGGACAATTCCGAGGTGCTCGACGCCGTCGGCATCAAGTCGAAGGGCCGCCGCGACCGCTACAGCTACAATGACCTCAAGCCGGGGCTCGATAAGCTGCGCGACCTCTCCGTGAACTACGAGCAGATCCAGAAGCAGGATCCGAAGCAGCTCCGCCCCGTCGAGTCGCAGACCCTCGCACTGGCCTACAACGTCCGCACCTACACCTTCCTCACCCAGTACCTCGACTTCGCGAGGAATGGCCTGCTGCCCGCCTCGGCCGCGAAGGACGGGAAGATCCTCCCCGTCAGCGAGGTCATGCAGGCAGCCCCGAAGATCCGCGCGGAGCTTCAGGCCACTTCCCATGGGCACGCCGCCTCCAGCGAGGTGCAGACCATCACCGTGCTCATCGAGCAGGCCGCGAATTCCGCGAAGTTCGGCCTCAATCTCTTCCCGCCGGCGAATGTGGACGATCCGCAGTGGCTCAGTGCCGGTGACCGCATCTTCCACATCTTCACCGGCCATACCCGCGAGCCGGAACAGTCGATCAAGGACATCAAGCTGCTGGAGGATGTCTGCCAGTCGCTGAAGGAGGGCCAGTCGGCCTTCCGCGAAAAGTTCACCGCCTGGGAAACCAGCATCGTCGAGCGTGCCGAGAAGCGCGGCGAGTACCGCTCCATCCCGCTCGAGGCCGACTACTTCAAGAAGAACTGGTTCATCTACGCGCTCGTCTGGTTCCTGCTCGCGACGGTCACTTCCGCGGTCATGTTCTTCGCCGGTCGCACGAAGGCGGGCCGCATCTCCTACTGGGCCACCGTCAGCTTCCTCGGCCTCGGCCTTGTGTACATGATCATCCCGATCGTGAAGCGCTCCATCATCATGCTGCGCCCGCCGGTGGGGAATCTCTACGACACCATCATCTTCATCGGTGCCTTCATCGTGCTCTTCGGCCTGTTGGTCGAGTGGATGACAAAGAAGCGCTTCGTGGTCGGCATCACGCCCATTGTCGCCGCGTTCCTCATCGTGCTCGCCCGCCGCTTCGAAGTGGGCGAGGGGAAGGATCACCTCGATCCGCTCGTCGCCGTGCTGCGGTCGAATTACTGGCTGACCATCCACGTCATCACCATCACGGTCGGCTACGCCGCCGGTCTCATCACCGCGCTGCTCTCCATCGTCTATGTGATGATGCGCTCGCTCGGGCTGGATGGCGGGGACGTCTCGCTCCGCCGCTCCATCACCCGCGCGGTCTATGGCTGCGTCTGCCTCACGCTCACGCTCTCGCTCATCGGCACCGTGCTCGGCGGCGTGTGGGCAAATGACTCGTGGGGCCGCTTCTGGGGCTGGGATCCGAAGGAAAACGGCGCGCTCATGATCGTGCTCTGGTCCCTCGCCATCCTGCATGCCCGCCTCGGCGGCTACATCAAGGACTGGGGTCTGCACCTCGCATCGATCTTCGGCGCCATGGTCGTCGGCTTCTCCTGGTGGCACGTGAATTTCCTCAACGTCGGCCTGCACAACTACGGCTTCTCCGCGGAGAAGATCTGGGCCGTGCGCGCCTTCTACGGCATCATGATGGGCTTCATCGTTTGGGGTGCCATTGCCTGCCTGCTGGAGCGCATGAACAAGACCGCCGCGAAGGACAAAGCGAACCGGGAAAAGGCCGAGGACGAGATGCCCGTCCCGCGCCACACCACCTTCTGA
- a CDS encoding glycoside hydrolase family 5 protein: MSLFCRLLLSLALVAPLAAEDFVPFQPTHARLFLRVPGDAAPLKDARISSGECLPGKYEDTPEKRERLTDVNFPITWWKWKQVTLQFTPTHDGNIELDLNGPWAEARPGVLRQQEVLWDEISAKGATLRNGGFEDMADGKPAGWESPWRPYPAADSWALADREPVAGKHVAASWHGRPLVGRLEVKSGVPVTVTLHARAATVPGFKSPRILGQDTPAHRAAAKLKRGVNFGNSWEAEPGTWGIKYDAQDVDHVADQGFDHIRVPVAWHFHMVDGAIKPELLAELEPVLKRALDRKLTVILNWHHHDALVKDPAAHRAAFANDWKTIATHYKDLPAGLYLELLNEPNGALDHDTLTAVHAEAIAAIRSVSPQRILLANPPQWASVPGLDRYFLPDGDDRIITSVHSYEPFQFTHQRAGWVGFQDLRGITYPGPPASPVAVPDSLKDNASLVAWMDAYNTRKGADNPCTAASFEVLLDDAVAWSRHFGRAIHIGEFGCYKEADAASRARYVRDFRLAAEKRGIPWTMWDWKAGFGYWDAEQKRPLLREALFGK, translated from the coding sequence ATGTCGTTGTTCTGCCGGCTTCTCCTTTCCCTCGCGCTGGTCGCGCCGCTTGCCGCGGAGGACTTCGTGCCCTTCCAGCCCACACACGCGCGCCTCTTCCTCCGCGTGCCGGGAGATGCCGCACCGCTGAAGGACGCCCGCATCTCCTCCGGCGAATGCCTGCCCGGCAAATACGAGGACACGCCGGAGAAGCGCGAGCGCCTGACCGACGTGAACTTCCCCATCACCTGGTGGAAGTGGAAGCAGGTCACGCTGCAATTCACGCCCACGCATGACGGCAACATCGAGCTCGACCTGAATGGCCCATGGGCCGAGGCCCGGCCTGGCGTCCTCCGCCAGCAGGAGGTCCTGTGGGACGAGATCTCCGCGAAGGGAGCCACGCTCCGGAATGGCGGCTTTGAAGACATGGCCGATGGCAAGCCCGCCGGATGGGAGTCTCCGTGGCGTCCCTATCCCGCCGCGGACTCGTGGGCGCTCGCAGATCGCGAGCCGGTGGCTGGCAAGCACGTGGCCGCCTCGTGGCACGGCCGTCCGCTGGTGGGCAGGCTGGAGGTGAAGTCCGGCGTGCCCGTGACCGTCACGCTCCATGCCCGAGCCGCGACCGTCCCCGGCTTCAAGTCTCCCCGCATCCTCGGGCAGGACACCCCGGCCCACCGGGCGGCGGCGAAGCTGAAGCGGGGCGTGAATTTCGGAAACAGTTGGGAAGCCGAGCCCGGCACCTGGGGCATCAAGTACGATGCGCAGGATGTCGATCACGTCGCCGACCAGGGCTTCGATCACATCCGCGTGCCCGTCGCCTGGCACTTCCACATGGTGGATGGTGCGATCAAGCCGGAGCTGCTGGCCGAGCTGGAGCCGGTGCTGAAGCGCGCTCTGGATCGCAAGCTGACCGTGATCCTGAACTGGCATCACCACGACGCCCTCGTGAAGGATCCCGCCGCCCATCGCGCCGCATTCGCGAACGACTGGAAGACCATCGCCACGCACTACAAGGACTTGCCCGCGGGGCTCTACTTGGAGCTTCTCAACGAGCCGAATGGCGCGCTCGACCACGACACGCTCACTGCCGTTCATGCCGAGGCCATCGCCGCCATCCGCTCTGTCAGCCCGCAGCGCATCCTGCTCGCGAATCCCCCGCAGTGGGCGTCCGTGCCCGGGTTGGACCGCTATTTCCTGCCGGATGGCGACGACCGCATCATCACCAGCGTCCACAGCTACGAGCCCTTCCAATTCACCCACCAGCGTGCCGGCTGGGTGGGCTTCCAGGACCTCCGCGGCATCACCTATCCCGGCCCGCCCGCCTCGCCGGTGGCCGTGCCGGATTCGCTGAAGGACAATGCCAGCCTCGTCGCATGGATGGACGCCTACAATACCCGCAAGGGCGCGGACAATCCCTGCACCGCCGCCTCCTTCGAGGTGCTGCTCGATGACGCCGTGGCGTGGTCCCGGCACTTCGGACGCGCCATCCACATCGGGGAATTCGGCTGCTACAAGGAAGCCGACGCCGCCAGCCGTGCCCGCTACGTGCGCGACTTCCGCCTCGCTGCCGAGAAGCGCGGCATCCCGTGGACCATGTGGGACTGGAAGGCAGGCTTCGGCTACTGGGATGCCGAACAAAAAAGGCCTCTCCTGAGAGAGGCCCTTTTCGGGAAATGA
- a CDS encoding phosphatidylserine decarboxylase, protein MSAIRYFNRHTGQMETEQVYGEAFLKFSYANPLGALPLHLMVKRAGFSRWYGKRMDDPATKAKVAPFIAEYGLDPSEFADPSDSYATFNEFFYRKLKPEARPVAESKVVFPADGRHLGFQTASQIEGVFVKGQRFDLGKLVGDDSLAARYADGSLVLSRLCPVDYHRFHFPAAGTPGETRMINGPLFSVSPIALRRRLAYLWENKRTITKLETADMGTVLLMEIGATCVGSILQTFTPGKPVTKGEEKGYFAFGGSSTITIFEPGAVKLAPDLVEWSAKQTELYAKVGTAMGG, encoded by the coding sequence GTGAGCGCTATCCGATATTTCAACCGGCACACGGGCCAGATGGAGACCGAGCAGGTCTATGGCGAGGCCTTCCTGAAATTCAGCTACGCGAACCCTCTGGGTGCGCTGCCGCTGCACCTGATGGTGAAGCGCGCGGGCTTCTCCCGCTGGTATGGGAAGCGCATGGACGACCCCGCCACGAAGGCGAAAGTGGCGCCATTCATCGCGGAATACGGCCTGGATCCATCGGAATTCGCCGATCCGTCCGACAGCTATGCGACCTTCAACGAGTTCTTCTACCGCAAGCTGAAGCCGGAGGCCCGGCCGGTGGCGGAGAGCAAGGTGGTCTTCCCCGCGGACGGGCGTCACCTGGGCTTCCAGACGGCGAGCCAGATCGAGGGTGTCTTTGTGAAAGGCCAGCGCTTCGACCTAGGGAAATTGGTAGGGGACGATTCGCTCGCCGCGCGCTATGCGGACGGCTCGCTGGTGCTCTCGCGGCTGTGCCCGGTGGACTACCACCGCTTTCACTTCCCCGCCGCCGGCACGCCCGGCGAGACGCGGATGATCAATGGCCCGCTCTTCTCCGTCTCCCCCATCGCGCTGCGCCGCCGCCTCGCCTACCTGTGGGAAAACAAGCGCACGATCACGAAGCTGGAGACAGCGGACATGGGCACCGTGCTGCTGATGGAAATCGGCGCGACCTGCGTGGGCTCCATCCTCCAGACCTTCACGCCCGGCAAGCCGGTGACGAAGGGCGAGGAGAAGGGCTACTTCGCCTTCGGAGGATCATCCACCATCACCATCTTCGAGCCCGGTGCTGTGAAGCTCGCCCCGGACCTCGTGGAGTGGTCCGCGAAGCAGACGGAGCTGTATGCAAAGGTAGGGACGGCAATGGGGGGCTGA
- a CDS encoding cytochrome c biogenesis protein ResB produces MNDPARKSIPARIYDVLSGFGLATILLVILMIQTWLATLEQVHYGLHATLQKYFDIHQWYILPDAGVFSEGLLGKHLPPLPGGYWVCALLALNLTLGGLVRMRKGWKTAGVLMSHFSIVFMIIAGGVAQLKEERGVMMLSEEQDGPLPKTADYANSFTETTVEITEIKDGKPVGPVHFIKDAYYLDLGPGDVRKVNLPKLPFDIALQGYVQNAKAISTSSMAPSRGEVALDGWFIFSQEPNKETELDSPGLHARIMPRDGSKPQDMLLVATGPESFGPRAPVTVRSGDRTFTVRLDKRVWPVPFQVTLVDARSEYHPNTSRPKLFESDVIRTQNGQETKHFIEMNEPMRQGGLTLYQRTMMNGPSGAGQEATISGFEVVRNPSDKWPEWSIYIASIGLCVHFITKLVTFLRRGKSTPVPQA; encoded by the coding sequence ATGAACGATCCTGCCCGCAAGTCCATCCCCGCCCGCATCTACGACGTGCTGTCGGGTTTCGGCCTCGCGACCATCCTCCTCGTCATCCTGATGATCCAGACGTGGCTCGCCACGCTGGAGCAGGTCCACTACGGTCTGCACGCCACGCTGCAGAAGTACTTCGATATCCATCAATGGTACATCCTGCCGGATGCCGGTGTCTTCAGTGAGGGGCTGCTCGGCAAGCACCTGCCGCCTCTGCCCGGCGGCTACTGGGTGTGTGCCCTGCTCGCGCTGAATCTCACGCTCGGTGGCCTGGTCCGCATGCGGAAGGGTTGGAAGACGGCAGGCGTGCTCATGTCGCACTTCTCCATCGTCTTCATGATCATCGCCGGCGGTGTCGCACAGCTCAAGGAAGAGCGCGGCGTGATGATGCTCAGCGAGGAGCAGGACGGCCCGCTGCCGAAGACCGCGGACTACGCGAACTCCTTCACCGAGACCACCGTCGAGATCACCGAGATCAAGGACGGCAAGCCGGTCGGCCCCGTGCATTTCATCAAGGACGCCTACTACCTCGACCTCGGGCCGGGCGACGTGCGCAAGGTGAACCTGCCGAAGCTGCCCTTCGACATCGCACTCCAGGGCTACGTCCAGAATGCGAAGGCCATCTCCACCTCCAGCATGGCGCCGTCGCGCGGCGAGGTGGCCCTGGACGGTTGGTTCATTTTTTCCCAGGAGCCGAACAAGGAAACCGAGCTGGATTCGCCCGGTCTCCATGCGCGCATCATGCCGCGTGACGGCAGCAAGCCGCAGGACATGCTGCTCGTCGCCACCGGACCGGAGTCCTTTGGCCCGCGCGCACCTGTCACCGTGCGCTCCGGCGACCGCACCTTCACCGTGCGCCTCGACAAGCGCGTGTGGCCCGTGCCCTTCCAGGTCACGCTGGTGGATGCCCGCTCTGAGTATCACCCGAATACCTCGCGCCCGAAGCTTTTCGAAAGCGATGTGATCCGCACGCAGAACGGCCAGGAGACGAAGCACTTCATCGAGATGAACGAGCCGATGCGCCAGGGCGGCCTCACGCTCTACCAGCGCACGATGATGAACGGCCCCTCGGGTGCCGGGCAGGAGGCCACCATCTCGGGCTTCGAGGTCGTGCGGAATCCCTCCGACAAGTGGCCGGAGTGGAGCATCTACATCGCGAGCATCGGCCTCTGCGTTCACTTCATCACTAAGCTCGTGACCTTCCTGCGTCGCGGCAAATCCACCCCTGTCCCCCAAGCGTGA
- a CDS encoding EF-hand domain-containing protein — protein sequence MNTTLTMIALALAGTLAVQAQEPAPERGQRERRGGGGANRMTSPEILKEFDKDGDGKLSDEEAKAARTAMQAKREEARKKFIEKYDTDKDGKLSEEETKAAREDVQAKRKALLEKYDANKNNRLDPEEVKTAREAGEEIPEMIGMGGRQGGQGGPGGEGRPNRRGGQGGEGGRGGQGGGEKPAPPAGE from the coding sequence ATGAACACGACCCTGACCATGATCGCCCTGGCACTCGCCGGCACCCTGGCCGTCCAAGCCCAAGAGCCCGCTCCCGAGCGCGGCCAGCGCGAGCGCCGCGGTGGTGGCGGTGCAAACCGCATGACCTCGCCGGAGATCCTCAAGGAATTCGACAAGGATGGCGACGGCAAGCTCAGCGACGAGGAAGCCAAGGCCGCCCGCACCGCCATGCAGGCCAAGCGCGAGGAAGCCCGCAAGAAATTCATCGAGAAGTACGACACCGACAAGGACGGCAAGCTGAGCGAGGAAGAGACCAAGGCCGCCCGCGAGGACGTCCAGGCCAAGCGCAAGGCCCTGCTCGAGAAGTACGACGCGAACAAGAACAACCGCCTCGACCCCGAGGAAGTGAAGACCGCCCGCGAAGCCGGTGAGGAGATCCCGGAAATGATCGGCATGGGTGGTCGCCAGGGTGGCCAAGGCGGCCCCGGCGGTGAAGGTCGCCCGAACCGCCGCGGCGGTCAGGGTGGCGAAGGCGGACGCGGTGGCCAGGGCGGCGGCGAAAAGCCCGCTCCTCCGGCCGGCGAATAA
- a CDS encoding 1-deoxy-D-xylulose-5-phosphate reductoisomerase, with the protein MDDALNAAPARKKVVLLGSTGSIGRSTLEVARLLPERIELVGLAANGSVDALAAQVRETGVKRVALCDTTKVAALRALVPADVTILAGPEGLAELASMEEADTVLIAIVGTAGLQPALAAIEAGKHLAVASKEILVMAGEIVTAAAEAKGVKLLPVDSEHNAIFQCLDGHRGGEKEVSRLILTASGGPFRTWPADRLADVTLAQALKHPTWEMGRKITIDSATLFNKGLEMIEARWLFGIGMERIDVVVHPQSIVHSMVEFIDGSVLAQMSKTDMCFPIQYALTWPERVAGGLQPLDFGKLAKLDFEEPRHADFPALGLARQAGLTGGTLPAVFNAANEIAVDAFIDGKIGFTDIWRVVGETMHSHHTAPASSLEAVIEADAWARRTASSFAGVAELSL; encoded by the coding sequence ATGGATGACGCCCTGAACGCCGCGCCGGCACGCAAGAAAGTCGTCCTGCTCGGTTCCACCGGATCGATCGGACGCTCCACGCTGGAAGTCGCCAGGCTGCTGCCGGAGCGCATCGAGCTCGTGGGCCTCGCGGCAAATGGCAGCGTGGACGCCCTCGCCGCCCAGGTGCGCGAGACCGGCGTGAAGCGCGTGGCCCTCTGCGACACCACGAAGGTGGCCGCGCTGCGTGCGCTGGTGCCCGCCGACGTGACCATCCTCGCCGGACCCGAGGGCCTCGCGGAACTCGCCTCGATGGAAGAAGCGGATACCGTGCTCATCGCCATCGTCGGCACCGCCGGGCTCCAGCCCGCGCTCGCCGCTATTGAGGCGGGCAAGCACCTCGCCGTCGCCTCGAAGGAAATCCTCGTCATGGCAGGCGAGATCGTCACCGCCGCCGCCGAGGCGAAGGGCGTGAAGCTCCTGCCCGTGGACAGCGAGCACAATGCGATCTTCCAGTGCCTCGACGGACACCGCGGCGGGGAAAAGGAGGTCTCGCGCCTCATTCTAACAGCCTCCGGCGGACCCTTCCGTACCTGGCCTGCCGACCGCCTCGCCGACGTCACCCTCGCCCAGGCGCTGAAGCACCCGACTTGGGAAATGGGCCGCAAGATCACCATCGACTCCGCCACGCTCTTCAACAAGGGGCTGGAAATGATCGAGGCCCGCTGGCTCTTCGGCATCGGCATGGAGCGCATCGACGTGGTCGTGCATCCGCAGAGTATCGTCCACTCCATGGTCGAGTTCATCGACGGCTCCGTGCTCGCGCAGATGAGCAAGACGGACATGTGCTTCCCCATCCAGTATGCGCTCACCTGGCCGGAGCGCGTGGCGGGCGGCCTGCAACCGCTCGATTTCGGCAAGCTCGCGAAGCTCGACTTCGAGGAACCTCGGCATGCGGACTTCCCCGCGCTGGGCCTGGCCCGGCAGGCCGGCCTCACCGGCGGCACCCTGCCCGCGGTCTTCAATGCCGCGAACGAGATCGCCGTGGATGCCTTCATCGACGGGAAGATCGGCTTCACGGATATCTGGCGCGTTGTGGGTGAGACCATGCATTCCCATCACACGGCCCCGGCCTCCTCGCTCGAGGCGGTCATCGAGGCCGACGCCTGGGCACGGCGGACGGCTTCGTCCTTTGCAGGCGTGGCGGAGCTTTCCTTGTAG
- a CDS encoding phosphatidate cytidylyltransferase, with product MPSPSPDNSKRTTFLRRSASTLGLWAVVAAALASRQAWAYVGLVGVLTVIATLEYFRMLKAGGVKCFPRYGMLLAVAYSGTLYWMLLVNGQAPNGGLGSAMDLSPAASHRIATLPEWFDGAAIFAALAGSFFLQLRYPIRGLEAMQTVASNLLGFVYLAFLFNFAARLVFLVPGEGQVPGAMVLLWMIAVTKFTDMGAYIVGSMIGKHKMIPHVSPGKTWQGFGGAIFFALLAGCGLYALFKEDMPSFATGLHVLGGWPHVIVLSIVLCLLAVVGDLAESVVKRSLNVKDSGQMLPGIGGALDLIDSLCFTAPVLYFYLKWMTP from the coding sequence ATGCCTAGTCCGTCGCCCGACAATTCCAAACGAACGACCTTCCTGCGTCGCAGTGCCAGCACGCTGGGACTGTGGGCGGTGGTGGCCGCCGCCCTCGCCAGTCGCCAGGCGTGGGCCTACGTCGGCCTCGTCGGCGTGCTCACCGTCATCGCCACGCTGGAGTACTTCCGCATGCTGAAGGCCGGTGGCGTGAAGTGCTTCCCGCGCTACGGCATGCTGCTCGCGGTGGCTTACTCGGGCACCCTCTACTGGATGCTGCTCGTCAATGGTCAGGCACCGAATGGCGGCCTGGGGTCGGCCATGGATCTCTCGCCCGCGGCGAGCCATCGGATCGCCACCCTGCCGGAGTGGTTCGACGGTGCCGCCATCTTCGCCGCGCTCGCAGGCTCCTTCTTCCTGCAGCTCCGCTACCCGATCCGCGGTCTGGAAGCGATGCAGACTGTCGCGTCGAACCTGCTCGGCTTCGTCTATCTCGCCTTCCTCTTCAATTTCGCCGCGCGGCTCGTCTTCCTCGTCCCCGGCGAGGGACAGGTCCCGGGAGCCATGGTGCTGCTGTGGATGATCGCCGTGACAAAATTCACCGACATGGGCGCCTACATCGTCGGCTCCATGATCGGCAAGCACAAGATGATCCCCCACGTGAGCCCCGGCAAGACGTGGCAGGGCTTCGGCGGCGCGATCTTCTTCGCCCTGCTCGCCGGTTGCGGACTCTACGCGCTTTTCAAGGAAGACATGCCGAGCTTCGCCACCGGCCTCCACGTGCTCGGCGGATGGCCGCACGTCATCGTTCTCAGCATCGTGCTCTGCCTGCTCGCCGTCGTCGGGGACCTCGCCGAGAGCGTGGTGAAACGCAGCCTGAATGTGAAGGACTCCGGCCAGATGCTGCCGGGCATCGGCGGCGCGCTCGATCTCATCGACAGCCTCTGCTTCACCGCGCCCGTGCTTTATTTCTATCTCAAATGGATGACGCCCTGA
- a CDS encoding diflavin oxidoreductase, with product MSSFIQIPEDAPFSAEQRVWLGQFLSNLLANAAAGATASAPAGPAVPVTILWGSQTGNSEGLAKKLVKSLKKGNFEPEVFDMGAYDKARLPQEKNLLIITSTYGDGEPPDNAAELYNWILSDAAPRVEGVQFSVLALGDTNYPDFCKCGIDFDVRLEQLGGKRLFKRIDSDVDYDGPFKEWSDGIIGLLAPAGAVTSNGAAATVEQADTGYSKKNPFPSPILTNYNLNGPGDKQTNHLALSLEGSGLSYEVGDALGVFPKNPPSVVDEILAALPFNTKVSVPLPDGGEASLRDALISNYDIGTLNKSLIQKWQARSGSPFLRSLVQADDKKAWDDFCWGRDLIDLVIDHPADFTDAEDFVAVLKKLQPRLYSIASSPNAHPGEVHLCVGIVRYESSGRKRGGICSTFLADRAEGVKPGVFVHVNKAFRLPANGDTPVIMVGPGTGIAPFRAFLEERKVSGAKGGNWLFFGNPHSKTDYLYADELTAFEKDGTLQKLDLAWSRDQKEKVYVQNLMVQQGAELWKWFQDGAAFYVCGDASRMAKDVDAALHTIAEQHGGLSKEDSAAWVAQLKKDKRYLRDVY from the coding sequence ATGTCCTCTTTCATCCAGATCCCCGAAGACGCCCCCTTTTCCGCCGAGCAGCGTGTGTGGCTCGGCCAGTTCCTTTCCAACCTGCTGGCAAATGCCGCCGCCGGTGCCACTGCCAGCGCCCCGGCCGGCCCAGCCGTCCCGGTGACCATTCTCTGGGGCTCCCAGACCGGGAACTCAGAAGGCCTCGCCAAGAAACTGGTGAAGTCGCTGAAGAAGGGCAATTTCGAGCCGGAAGTCTTCGACATGGGCGCCTATGACAAGGCACGCCTGCCGCAGGAAAAGAACCTGCTGATCATCACCTCGACCTATGGCGATGGCGAGCCGCCGGACAATGCGGCGGAGCTTTATAACTGGATCCTCAGCGATGCCGCGCCACGCGTGGAGGGTGTGCAATTCTCCGTGCTCGCGCTGGGCGACACGAACTACCCGGACTTCTGCAAGTGCGGCATCGACTTCGACGTCCGCCTGGAACAACTTGGCGGCAAGCGTCTCTTCAAGCGGATCGACAGCGACGTGGACTACGACGGTCCCTTCAAGGAGTGGTCGGACGGCATCATCGGCCTGCTAGCCCCGGCGGGTGCAGTTACCTCGAATGGCGCTGCCGCGACGGTGGAGCAAGCGGACACGGGCTACTCGAAGAAGAACCCCTTCCCCTCGCCCATCCTCACGAACTACAACCTGAACGGCCCCGGCGACAAGCAGACGAACCACCTCGCGCTCTCGCTGGAAGGCTCCGGCCTCAGCTACGAGGTGGGTGATGCGCTCGGTGTCTTCCCGAAGAATCCGCCCTCCGTGGTGGACGAGATCCTCGCCGCGCTGCCTTTCAATACGAAGGTCTCCGTGCCGCTGCCGGACGGCGGCGAGGCGAGCCTGCGCGACGCGCTGATCTCGAACTACGACATCGGCACGCTGAACAAATCCCTGATCCAGAAGTGGCAGGCCCGCAGCGGCTCGCCCTTCCTGCGTTCGCTCGTGCAGGCGGATGACAAGAAGGCGTGGGATGACTTCTGCTGGGGCCGCGACCTGATCGACCTGGTGATCGATCACCCTGCAGACTTCACGGATGCGGAGGACTTCGTGGCAGTGCTGAAGAAGCTCCAGCCGCGCCTCTACTCGATCGCCTCCAGCCCGAATGCCCACCCCGGCGAAGTCCACCTCTGCGTGGGCATCGTCCGCTACGAATCCAGCGGCCGGAAGCGCGGCGGCATCTGCTCCACCTTCCTCGCGGACCGCGCGGAGGGCGTGAAGCCGGGCGTCTTCGTCCACGTGAACAAGGCCTTCCGCCTGCCTGCGAATGGCGACACGCCGGTCATCATGGTCGGCCCCGGCACGGGCATCGCCCCCTTCCGCGCCTTCCTCGAGGAGCGCAAGGTGAGCGGCGCGAAGGGCGGGAACTGGCTTTTCTTCGGCAATCCCCACAGCAAGACCGACTACCTCTATGCCGACGAGCTCACCGCCTTCGAGAAGGACGGCACGCTCCAGAAGCTGGATCTCGCCTGGTCCCGCGACCAGAAGGAGAAGGTGTATGTCCAGAACCTGATGGTGCAGCAGGGTGCCGAGCTGTGGAAGTGGTTCCAGGACGGTGCCGCCTTCTACGTCTGCGGCGATGCCTCGCGCATGGCGAAGGACGTGGACGCCGCGCTGCACACCATCGCCGAGCAGCACGGCGGTCTCTCGAAGGAAGACTCCGCCGCCTGGGTCGCCCAGCTCAAGAAGGACAAGCGCTACCTGCGCGACGTTTATTGA